From Mauremys mutica isolate MM-2020 ecotype Southern chromosome 17, ASM2049712v1, whole genome shotgun sequence, one genomic window encodes:
- the LOC123352120 gene encoding lens fiber membrane intrinsic protein-like, which produces MYSFMAGGLFCASVGNILLVVCTATDYWVQYRIQGALAHQGLWRYCLAGKCYMQMENIAYWNATRAFMILSALSCFAGIITGILSFAHRSTSERFNRAFAAGIMFFVSTLFVLLAMAVYTGVTVNFLGRRFGDWRFSWSYILGWVALLMTFFAGIFYVCAYRMHGCQRVAETR; this is translated from the exons ATGTACAGCTTCATGGCAGGGGGGCTTTTCTGCGCCTCGGTGGGGAACATCCTGCTGGTGGTTTGCACGGCCACTGACTACTGGGTGCAGTACCGGATCCAGGGggccctggcccaccagggcctCTGGCGCTACTGTCTGGCGGGCAAGTGCTACATGCAGATGGAGAACATTG CCTACTGGAACGCCACCCGGGCCTTCATGATCCTCTCTGCCCTGTCGTGCTTCGCTGGCATCATCACGGGGATCTTGTCCTTCGCCCACCGATCCACCTCCGAGAGATTCAACCGGGCGTTTGCTGCCGGGATAATGTTCTTTGTCTCCA CGCTCTTCGTCCTGCTGGCCATGGCTGTCTACACCGGAGTCACCGTCAACTTCCTGGGCAGGCGGTTCGGGGACTGGCGCTTCTCCTGGTCTTACATCCTGGGCTGGGTCGCGCTGCTCATGACCTTCTTCGCAG GGATATTTTACGTGTGCGCGTATCGGATGCACGGATGCCAGCGCGTGGCTGAGACGCGTTAA
- the LOC123351954 gene encoding protein NKG7-like isoform X2, with translation MASPRILSTVLALLSLLLLLAALGADHWLVANTRLGSLHEGLWKICLNSVCEQISSASVSLKVTRAFTLLGAIAGCLSSVALLASFLRSHLGSLALTLLSFLGSFSAGLCAMIALAVYTGEFTGDVIVPSDQVTFGWSFGLGWASFPLFLITGVVTMVAHQSS, from the exons aTGGCGTCTCCCCGGATCCTCAGCACcgtcctggccctgctcagcctcctgctcctcctgGCCGCCCTGGGCGCCGACCACTGGCTGGTGGCCAACACCCGCCTCGGGTCCCTCCATGAGGGGCTGTGGAAGATCTGCCTCAATTCAGTGTGTGAGCAAATTTCTTCAGCATCAG TCTCGTTAAAGGTCACCAGGGCGTTCACGCTGCTGGGCGCGATCGCTGGGTGTCTCTCCTCCGTCGCTCTCCTCGCCTCGTTCCTGCGCTCCCACCTCGGCTCCTTAGCTCTGACCCTGCTCTCCTTCCTGGGCAGCTTCAGCGCAG GGCTCTGTGCCATGATCGCGCTGGCCGTGTACACAGGGGAGTTCACTGGGGACGTGATTGTCCCATCAGACCAAGTCACCTTCGGCTGGTCCTTCGGTCTCGGCTGggcctccttccccctcttcctCATCACTG gTGTGGTGACGATGGTCGCCCACCAATCCTCCTAG
- the C17H19orf84 gene encoding uncharacterized protein C19orf84 homolog — protein MEEPRGAAGSAGSPRPSCPSPMEPPASDQTTLERMPIAPSSSATPWILGRPSAGALSSVTVPVRLDTLAYLLNSALLRAYSAVPQTPLSCGHGASAMGHGGPPPRAPGCGCQPHYCCGPQPACANSQPAREGCCGSGAVGQSSAGCSQEMHGGRDDWQDSSVRRDQRGSPLLSGWGENRRAREQKDFFRPGGWQRPWGKADSAPHKAGQWGPGRAQGSDYAARKRNQDGCLWDAPGTKRWSSGGVKRWGSGAGKTEAAKAAREDWEANYGGSTTRGSVLGNAWSSQPNLPASQEGEDWEKEYEESPKSAPGVPPLPQVALKVQPASRQERTTPRPASKDGSFSSYLHKLIADLPGGSSQERQPPGGAAGCGTRPPGGGGGGPSGQGSAKLGDFMARRVDLPRAATENEDRA, from the exons ATGGAGGAGCCGCGCGGGGCCGCTGGGAGCgcggg ctcccccaggcccagctgccccagccccatggaGCCGCCCGCCTCAGACCAGACCACGCTGGAGAGGATGCCCATTGcgccctccagctctgccacaccTTGGATCCTGGGTCGCCCCTCGGCCGGGGCCCTGTCCTCCGTCACCGTGCCCGTTCGGCTGGACACCCTCGCCTACCTGCTCAACAGCGCCCTCCTGAGGGCCTACTCGGCCGTGCCGCAGACGCCCCTCTCCTGCGGCCACGGGGCATCGGCCATGGGCCACGGCGGGCCTCCCCCGCGTGCACCGGGCTGCGGGTGTCAGCCACACTACTGCTGCGGCCCCCAGCCAGCTTGTGCCAACTCCCAGCCGGCTCGGGAGGGGTGCTGTGGGTCTGGCGCCGTGGGGCAGAGCAGCGCCGGCTGCTCCCAAGAGATGCACGGGGGCCGCGACGACTGGCAAGACTCCTCTGTGAGACGGGACCAGCGAGGGTCTCCGTTGCTGAGTGGCTGGGGGGAGAACCGGCGAGCGAGGGAGCAGAAAGATTTCTTTCGGCCCGGGGGGTGGCAGAGGCCGTGGGGCAAGGCAGACTCTGCCCCACACaaggctgggcagtggggcccggggagagcccagggctcagaTTATGCGGCCAGGAAGCGGAACCAAGATGGCTGCCTGTGGGATGCCCCTGGGACGAAGAGATGGTCTAGTGGAGGGGTGAAGAGATGGGGGTCCGGTGCAGGGAAAACCGAGGCAGCCAAAGCTGCCAGGGAAGATTGGGAGGCAAATTATGGGGGATCCACCACCCGAGGGAGCGTCTTGGGGAATGCCTGGTCCTCCCAGCCCAACCTCCCAGCTTCCCAGGAAGGAGAAGACTGGGAAAAGGAGTATGAGGAGTCCCCCAAATCGGCACCGGGGGTTCCCCCTCTTCCACAGGTGGCTTTGAAGGTTCAACCGGCCTCCCGCCAGGAGAGGACAACGCCCCGCCCCGCTAGCAAGGACGGCAGCTTCTCCAGCTATCTCCATAAGCTCATCGCCGACCTGCCCGggggctccagccaggagagACAGCCCCCTGGAGGCGCCGCCGGCTGTGGAACACGGCccccgggaggaggaggaggaggcccgAGTGGCCAGGGGTCTGCCAAGCTCGGCGATTTCATGGCCAGGCGCGTTGACCTCCCCAGAGCCGCCACGGAGAACGAGGACAGAGCGTGA
- the LOC123352235 gene encoding NLR family CARD domain-containing protein 3-like, with product MPAPQDYPELIQQHRQALLRWIKGNPHALLRRLHDTEVLSQVKYFDLLETAPEMNQVIALLEWVSQGVERSRCFLEALRELQEEYGAELQQWLQEKYPEEKRPCPPLQPDNPNPPKSNHTFLRKILRKKNKKYEPTPEPPGEERTGNLNFRKAPSAPLKAVLQRHRASLLRHTKQLCTNACDARSCGLIEIRYTPLLLDHPGPAAPPGHEHLALAARRARLLPLHAPRRLLLRHLLAPLPTETQPPRRVALSGAAGIGKSVTMQKILHDWALGAAFQGPLCALDFSCRELSMMSSPVTLEGLICTKRPHLQEVLPELLARPGDLLILVDGLDEFRHPLDGGTPCHRPGQPAHIKELLRGLIDGTLLPGAAVVVTSRPCPALSSIPFDRHLVILGFDEDQVEDYFRRFFRDDERAAAVQGYISGHQGLAGLCFIPLYCFILCTALGEFFPAGRAADPSPPTTITEVYRCYMATILGTGWSPEPGARQLVLHLGRLAYAALLAGKILFTPAELREFGFDPQDLPGTFFNPIFSGEDHQVYCFFHLTVQEFLAALHCVAALDPGAEDLTPCLDLWWEGSARQDGDPEPSWTSPGKSSLLHSTRQLLKGHQPQWDNLQMFARFFMGLLTSRMEGKLEGLAAGFSGDVLGPVADWLGRKLRGDTERRLLSLLHCVAELRQEGVTGRVACELEDVNLFKVTLNPADCAALAYVLGASEPGRVKNLNLSYSNMGMVGLRRIRGLLHRCETLQLRYNSLDKEAAVIEAEVLRSPQCRVKRLLLCGNCLGSEGARRLWEALRENRTLEELYLDITGITDSGLDNMLPCLLANSTLRLLTIVGNRLSEAGQRILSELSRRKPGLKVISTFESDMGLLQAYLDWVEEIKADPDQMDAVKNADALRCIVSVLRDLDEARTSPEARARIRELRREISALLGEE from the exons ATGCCTGCCCCCCAGGATTACCCCGAGCTGATCCAGCAGCACCGGCAGGCCCTGCTTCGCTGGATCAAGGGGAACCCCCATGCCCTGCTGCGTCGGCTCCACGACACCGAGGTGCTGAGCCAGGTCAAGTACTTCGACCTGCTGGAGACGGCCCCCGAGATGAACCAGGTCATCGCGCTGCTGGAATGGGTCAGCCAGGGGGTCGAGCGGAGCCGGTGCTTCCTGGAGGCGCtgcgggagctgcaggaggaatACGGCGCCGAGCTCCAGCAATGGCTGCAGGAGAAGTACCCAGAGGAAAAGAGACCATGTCCTCCATTGCAACCAG ACAATCCCAACCCTCCGAAATCCAACCACACATTCCTGCGGAAAATCCTGCGGAAAAAAAACAAGAAGTATGAGCCAACCCCAGAGCCGCCAG GTGAGGAGCGCACCGGGAATCTGAACTTCCGAAAGGCCCCGAGCGCCCCGCTGAAAG ctgtcCTGCAGCGCCACCGGGCCTCTCTGCTGCGGCACACCAAGCAGCTGTGCACCAACGCCTGTGACGCCCGCTCCTGCGGCCTCATCGAGATCCGCTACACCCCGCTGCTCCTGGAccaccccggccccgccgccccccccgggcacGAGCACCTGGCCCTGGCCGCCCGCCGCGCCCGCCTCCTCCCGCTCCACGCCCCCCGCCGGCTCCTCCTGCGCCACCTCCTGGCCCCGCTGCCCACCGAGACCCAGCCCCCCCGCCGGGTGGCCCTGAGCGGCGCCGCTGGCATCGGCAAGAGCGTGACCATGCAGAAGATCCTGCACGACTGGGCGCTGGGCGCAGCTTTCCAGGGCCCCCTCTGCGCCTTGGATTTCTCCTGCCGGGAGCTCAGCATGATGTCCAGCCCCGTCACCCTGGAGGGGCTGATCTGCACCAAGCGCCCCcacctgcaggaggtgctgcccgAGCTGCTGGCGCGGCCCGGGGACCTCCTCATCCTCGTGGACGGCTTGGATGAATTCCGGCACCCCTTGGACGGCGGAACTCCCTGCCACCGGCCCGGCCAGCCGGCCCACATCAAGGAGCTGTTGCGGGGCCTCATCGACGGGACCCTGCTGCCCGGGGCGGCCGTCGTGGTGACGTCTCGGCCGTGCCCGGCCCTCTCCAGCATCCCCTTTGATCGCCACTTGGTGATCCTCGGCTTTGACGAGGACCAGGTGGAGGACTACTTCCGCCGGTTCTTCCGGGATGACGAGCGAGCCGCTGCCGTGCAGGGCTACATCTCCGGCCACCAAGGCTTAGCCGGGCTGTGCTTCATCCCCCTCTACTGCTTCATCTTATGCACCGCCCTGGGGGAGTTCTTCCCCGCCGGCAGGGCAGCTGACCCATCTCCGCCCACCACCATCACCGAGGTCTATCGCTGCTATATGGCCACCATCCTGGGAACCGGCTGGTCTCCGGAGCCGGGCGCCAGGCAGCTGGTCCTGCACCTGGGGCGCCTGGCATAcgccgccctgttggccggcaAGATCCTCTTCACCCCAGCTGAGCTGCGGGAATTCGGGTTCGACCCCCAAGACCTTCCGGGGACTTTCTTCAACCCCATCTTCTCCGGAGAAGACCACCAGGTCTATTGCTTCTTCCACCTGACGgtgcaggagttcctggctgcACTCCACTGCGTGGCTGCACTGGATCCTGGTGCTGAGGACCTCACGCCCTGCCTGGATCTCTGGTGGGAGGGAtcggccaggcaggacggggatCCAGAGCCCTCCTGGACATCACCAGGGAAATCCAGTCTCCTCCACTCCACCAGGCAGCTTCTGAAGGGCCACCAGCCCCAGTGGGACAATCTCCAGATGTTCGCCAGGTTCTTCATGGGGCTGCtgacctccaggatggaggggAAGCTGGAGGGGTTGGCCGCAGGCTTCTCAGGAGACGTGTTGGGGCCCGTGGCGGACTGGCTGGGGAGGAAGCTCAGGGGAGACACCGAGAGGCGCCTCCTCTCGCTCCTGCACTGCGTGGCTGAGCTGCGCCAGGAGGGGGTGACGGGCCGGGTGGCCTGCGAGCTGGAGGACGTCAACCTCTTCAAGGTGACCCTCAACCCAGCCGACTGCGCCGCCCTGGCCTACGTGCTGGGGGCCTCCGAGCCCGGGCGAGTGAAGAACCTCAACCTGAGCTACAGCAACATGGGCATGGTCGGGCTGCGCAGGATCCGGGGGCTGCTGCACCGCTGCGAGACGCtgca GCTGCGCTACAATTCTCTGGACAAGGAGGCAGCCGTCATAGAGGCCGAGGTGCTGAGATCCCCTCAGTGCCGAGTGAAACGGCTGCT CCTGTGCGGGAACTGCCTGGGCTCGGAGGGGGCGAGGCGGCTGTGGGAGGCCCTGCGGGAGAACCGCACCCTGGAGGAGCTGTACCTGGACATCACCGGCATCACCGACAGCGGCCTGGACAACATGctgccctgcctcctggccaACAGCACCCTCCGGCTCCTGAC CATCGTGGGGAACCGGCTGAGCGAGGCCGGGCAGCGGATCCTGTCGGAGCTGAGCCGTCGCAAGCCAGGCCTGAAGGTGATCAGCACGTTCGAGAGCGACATGGGCCTGCTCCAGGCCTACCTGGACTGGGTGGAGGAGATCAAGGCCGACCCCGACCAGATGGACGCCGTGAAGAACGCCGACGCCCTGCGCTGCATCGTCTCCGTCCTCCGGGACTTGGACGAAGCCAGGACCAGCCCCGAGGCCCGGGCCAGAATCCGAGAGCTGAGGCGAGAGATCAGCGCCCTCCTGGGGGAGGAGTGA